A genomic stretch from Sulfoacidibacillus ferrooxidans includes:
- the glnA gene encoding type I glutamate--ammonia ligase has translation MRKNYSKEEIIALAQEQDVRYLRLQFTDLLGVIKNVEVPISQLEKTLDNRVMFDGSSIEGFVRIEESDMYLYPDLSTWLVFPWHGDQGKIARFICDIYTADGKPFAGDPRGILKRALKKASDMGFTTMNVGPEPEFFLFKIDEQGNPTTEMNDQGGYFDLAPVDLGENCRREIVLVLEAMGFEIEASHHEVAPGQHEIDFKYASALVAADNIMTFKLVVKTVARQFGLHATFMPKPIYGINGSGMHCHQSLFRGTENAFYDESDEIGLSEVGKQYLAGIMQHAPGFTAITNPIINSYKRLVPGYEAPCYIAWSGKNRSPLVRIPASRGLGTRIEVRSPDPSTNPYLALALMLHAGLDGIERTLKLPLAVNRNIYVMNEMERLRAGIHSLPASLKDALEALANDDVMRDALGEHAYTHFYEAKMIEWDMFRTAVHPWEREQYLSMY, from the coding sequence TTGCGTAAAAACTATTCAAAAGAAGAAATTATCGCATTAGCGCAAGAGCAGGATGTACGGTACTTACGACTTCAATTTACGGATCTCTTAGGGGTTATTAAAAACGTGGAGGTCCCAATTAGTCAATTAGAAAAGACGTTAGACAATCGCGTCATGTTTGATGGTTCATCAATTGAAGGTTTTGTAAGAATTGAAGAGTCGGATATGTATTTGTATCCAGACTTATCTACTTGGCTTGTTTTCCCGTGGCATGGCGATCAGGGGAAAATAGCCCGTTTCATTTGTGATATTTATACTGCTGATGGTAAACCATTTGCAGGTGATCCGCGTGGCATCTTAAAAAGAGCCTTAAAAAAAGCATCTGATATGGGGTTCACTACGATGAATGTAGGCCCAGAACCAGAGTTTTTTCTCTTCAAGATTGATGAACAGGGAAATCCAACCACTGAAATGAATGATCAAGGAGGCTACTTTGATCTAGCACCAGTGGATCTTGGAGAAAACTGTCGCAGAGAAATTGTACTAGTGCTAGAAGCTATGGGCTTTGAAATTGAAGCATCGCATCACGAAGTGGCGCCAGGACAACATGAAATTGATTTTAAATACGCAAGTGCACTTGTGGCAGCAGACAATATTATGACATTTAAATTGGTTGTTAAAACAGTTGCACGTCAATTCGGTTTACACGCAACATTTATGCCAAAACCTATATACGGCATCAATGGATCAGGAATGCATTGTCATCAGTCTTTATTTCGCGGTACAGAAAATGCATTTTATGACGAGAGTGATGAAATAGGTCTTAGTGAAGTAGGTAAACAATACCTAGCTGGTATCATGCAGCATGCACCTGGATTTACAGCGATTACAAATCCCATCATCAATTCGTACAAACGATTAGTACCAGGTTACGAAGCCCCTTGTTACATTGCATGGTCAGGAAAAAATCGCAGTCCTCTGGTGCGTATTCCTGCATCACGAGGACTGGGAACGAGAATTGAAGTACGGAGTCCTGATCCATCAACTAATCCTTATCTTGCTCTTGCTCTCATGTTGCATGCAGGACTTGATGGGATCGAACGAACATTGAAGTTACCACTTGCAGTCAATCGAAATATCTATGTTATGAATGAGATGGAGCGATTACGAGCAGGCATTCACAGTCTACCAGCTTCATTAAAAGACGCGTTAGAAGCTCTTGCCAATGATGATGTCATGCGCGATGCGTTAGGCGAACATGCATACACCCATTTTTATGAAGCAAAAATGATTGAATGGGATATGTTTAGAACAGCAGTTCATCCATGGGAACGAGAGCAATATCTTTCTATGTACTAG
- the lexA gene encoding transcriptional repressor LexA — protein sequence MRQSVKDKQEQILLYIKTTVSTRGYPPSVREIGDAVGLASTSTVHSHLEKLEQRGYIRRDPTKPRAIEILKEHNHSEPSVLVPVIGKVTAGLPMTAIEHVEDYIPVPSSIKDKDNLFALRVIGSSMIEAGIYDGDIVYVHRQSTAHNGEIVVALTEEDEATVKRFFKEDDHIRLQPENKTMAPLIYPTVTIAGKVVGLWRTLP from the coding sequence ATGCGCCAAAGTGTGAAAGATAAGCAAGAGCAAATTCTATTATATATTAAAACTACGGTTTCAACACGTGGCTATCCTCCATCGGTTCGGGAGATTGGCGATGCAGTTGGTCTGGCTAGCACTTCGACTGTACATAGTCATCTGGAGAAGCTAGAACAACGGGGTTATATTCGAAGAGATCCTACAAAACCACGTGCGATTGAAATTTTAAAAGAACACAATCACAGTGAACCTTCAGTGCTTGTCCCAGTCATAGGGAAAGTTACCGCAGGATTACCTATGACTGCTATTGAACATGTAGAAGACTATATTCCTGTCCCATCTTCAATTAAAGATAAAGATAACTTATTTGCTCTTCGAGTGATTGGAAGCAGTATGATTGAGGCAGGTATTTATGATGGAGATATTGTCTATGTCCATCGTCAGTCAACCGCTCATAACGGTGAGATTGTAGTCGCGTTAACAGAGGAAGATGAAGCAACAGTAAAACGCTTTTTTAAAGAGGACGACCATATTCGTTTGCAACCAGAAAATAAAACAATGGCGCCACTTATCTATCCAACTGTCACAATTGCAGGTAAAGTAGTTGGTTTATGGCGCACATTGCCTTAG
- a CDS encoding DUF1294 domain-containing protein, with protein MTFSHLFFIYLLLINVWTFLLMRIDKKRSKQRRKRRIRERTLLLLSLVGGGLGTWVAMGIYHHKTKHFSFEMIAPLSTMMWTVLVLYMMYRGLMIS; from the coding sequence ATGACTTTCAGTCACCTATTTTTCATTTATTTACTTTTGATCAATGTGTGGACTTTTTTACTTATGCGCATCGATAAAAAAAGGTCTAAACAACGTCGCAAACGTCGCATTCGCGAGAGGACATTACTTTTATTATCACTTGTAGGCGGGGGATTAGGTACATGGGTAGCCATGGGAATCTATCATCATAAGACGAAGCACTTTTCTTTTGAAATGATTGCACCTTTGTCTACGATGATGTGGACAGTGCTCGTTTTGTATATGATGTATCGTGGCCTTATGATTTCATAA
- a CDS encoding MFS transporter, which translates to MDSQENTQALHTKSKKNPHLTRTLTILLAVGSAISVANIYYCQPLLVLMGKTFHETSTQMGYVATLTQLGYAGGLLLLTPLGDIWPKRMLIVILSIFTAIALSAVATAQTPAWLEIASFCVGVITIVPQIIIPLAVDLADEETRGEVVGIVMGGLLLGVLGARTVSGAIGQLLGWRSVYVMAAVLMVGLAITMLFTLPHLVAKNKISYGELLISLVKLLRDQPLLRQSSLIGGSMFGAFSVLWTVLAFRLAQGPYHYGSAVVGLFGLVGVAGALIAPVAGRIADKRGPSFMIGIGISITFISYVIMLFGDGVLLLLILGVLLLDFGVQASQISNQARIYSLVPTARSRINSVYMVAYFIGGSLGSFLATLTFGLWQWMGACMTAFAFVCLAGITHLYTIRARS; encoded by the coding sequence ATGGATAGTCAAGAGAACACACAAGCGTTACATACGAAAAGCAAAAAAAATCCACATCTAACCAGAACTCTGACGATTTTGCTTGCAGTTGGTTCCGCTATATCAGTTGCAAACATTTATTATTGTCAACCGTTGCTTGTATTAATGGGGAAAACATTCCATGAAACATCAACGCAAATGGGATATGTGGCTACATTAACACAACTTGGTTACGCAGGTGGCCTACTACTTTTAACACCATTAGGCGACATTTGGCCAAAACGTATGCTGATTGTGATCTTAAGTATCTTTACAGCTATCGCATTATCCGCAGTTGCTACTGCACAGACACCTGCTTGGCTCGAAATCGCAAGTTTTTGTGTTGGAGTTATTACCATCGTGCCGCAAATCATCATTCCTCTTGCGGTTGATCTAGCAGATGAAGAAACACGTGGTGAAGTGGTAGGAATTGTGATGGGAGGGCTATTGTTAGGCGTTCTAGGTGCACGCACGGTTAGCGGGGCGATCGGGCAATTATTAGGATGGAGGTCAGTCTATGTTATGGCAGCTGTTCTTATGGTGGGACTTGCAATAACCATGTTGTTTACTTTGCCTCACCTCGTTGCAAAAAATAAGATATCTTATGGTGAGTTACTTATTTCTCTTGTCAAACTTCTTCGCGATCAACCGCTTCTTCGCCAATCAAGTCTAATTGGTGGCTCCATGTTTGGTGCCTTTAGTGTGCTATGGACAGTCCTTGCATTTCGTCTTGCACAAGGCCCCTATCACTATGGAAGTGCAGTCGTCGGTTTATTTGGTCTCGTTGGCGTAGCTGGAGCATTGATCGCGCCTGTTGCGGGGCGAATTGCAGATAAACGCGGACCTTCTTTTATGATTGGAATAGGTATATCCATCACTTTTATCTCCTATGTTATCATGCTCTTTGGAGACGGGGTATTGCTATTATTAATCCTTGGTGTACTGTTACTTGATTTTGGCGTACAGGCAAGTCAAATATCTAATCAAGCTCGCATCTATTCACTTGTTCCGACTGCTCGCAGTCGCATCAATAGTGTATATATGGTTGCCTATTTTATTGGAGGATCACTCGGATCCTTTCTTGCGACACTCACATTTGGTCTGTGGCAGTGGATGGGAGCCTGCATGACGGCCTTTGCATTTGTATGCTTAGCCGGCATCACCCATCTATACACCATCAGAGCTCGATCATAA
- a CDS encoding response regulator transcription factor, whose amino-acid sequence MLHLLIIEDDVALAQAMESLLREEGYDVSQTGDGETGLHLALSGLYDALILDMMIPGISGFEVLRKLRANHNGTPVLVLTARDQVEDRVKGLDYGADDYLVKPFATTELLARIRALLRRYDKIGPDIDVMTIDGLSYHLKARELIKGQETFVLPPKEAALFELFLRHPGQVLTREQIMDRLWGYEAEVLENTLETYVSKLRKRLEGDQCPLIQTVRGIGYRMQTRG is encoded by the coding sequence ATGTTACATTTACTAATTATTGAAGATGATGTTGCACTCGCGCAAGCTATGGAATCTTTGCTAAGAGAAGAAGGGTATGATGTTTCGCAAACGGGTGATGGAGAAACGGGACTTCATCTAGCACTTAGCGGTCTATACGATGCGCTCATTTTAGATATGATGATACCTGGCATCAGCGGATTTGAAGTCTTGCGAAAACTTCGTGCAAACCACAATGGAACACCAGTGCTCGTACTAACAGCACGCGATCAAGTCGAAGATAGAGTAAAAGGATTAGATTATGGTGCAGATGATTATCTCGTGAAACCATTTGCAACAACTGAACTTCTCGCACGTATCCGTGCACTTTTAAGACGTTATGATAAAATAGGGCCGGATATCGATGTAATGACTATCGACGGACTTTCGTATCATCTGAAAGCACGGGAATTGATAAAAGGTCAAGAAACATTTGTATTACCACCTAAAGAAGCTGCACTGTTCGAGCTATTTTTACGTCACCCAGGGCAGGTTTTAACTCGAGAACAAATTATGGATCGCTTATGGGGGTATGAGGCAGAAGTTTTAGAAAATACGCTCGAAACATATGTCTCGAAATTGCGTAAACGATTGGAGGGTGATCAATGTCCCCTGATTCAGACGGTTCGCGGAATCGGTTATCGGATGCAGACAAGGGGTTAA
- a CDS encoding sensor histidine kinase, with protein MSPDSDGSRNRLSDADKGLMRHQRLRLAVVNMAVLLFIWSILSIFVYFVLQDETVRAEHTRLAFFAEQLADQAYHGEGYAPKRLHPSDEDVMYAIWQREGTSYHLIQSVMNSNTLLHSLKPIVNTSNQLVVFSDVFFQGEHYQMYVNHYLIHGSYTVIQVLDDVGPEEGVLRHLAILFVIGGVIGLGLSIAGAYLLGRWTLRPLIEARLREQEFVADVSHELRTPLSVLQTHLELLLRHVDTENQTILSDIEPIYKETKRMRRLVEDLLDLARMDAGVVSNKSEQYSLSELCSEVVELYDPLFQQKSVHFSHDISANVKLMGDSGRMRQLLFILLDNAYKYTEHGEVKLQALANSHSIDLIVSDTGIGIAQDWLPRVTERFVRGEYSRTRESINSTTNEHASTTVSSGLGLAIAKRIVMSMQGKWHLQSEVGIGTTVTIRLPNSLL; from the coding sequence ATGTCCCCTGATTCAGACGGTTCGCGGAATCGGTTATCGGATGCAGACAAGGGGTTAATGCGACATCAAAGACTTCGTTTAGCTGTTGTTAACATGGCTGTTCTTTTATTTATTTGGAGTATTCTATCTATTTTTGTGTATTTTGTACTTCAAGATGAAACGGTCCGCGCAGAACACACTCGTCTTGCTTTTTTTGCAGAACAATTAGCTGACCAAGCATATCATGGCGAAGGCTACGCACCTAAAAGGCTGCATCCTAGTGATGAGGATGTGATGTATGCGATTTGGCAACGCGAGGGGACAAGCTATCATTTAATTCAATCTGTGATGAATTCAAACACTTTACTACATTCATTAAAACCAATTGTCAATACCAGCAATCAATTGGTGGTATTTAGTGATGTTTTTTTTCAAGGTGAGCATTATCAAATGTATGTTAACCATTACCTAATTCATGGCTCATATACTGTCATACAGGTACTAGATGACGTAGGGCCAGAAGAAGGCGTTTTAAGACATCTTGCGATTTTATTTGTCATCGGTGGTGTAATAGGGCTAGGACTAAGCATAGCAGGAGCATATTTATTAGGAAGATGGACTTTGCGACCATTAATCGAAGCTCGTTTACGAGAACAGGAGTTTGTTGCAGATGTTTCTCATGAGTTACGGACACCTCTGTCTGTTTTACAAACACATCTCGAACTACTGCTAAGACATGTAGATACTGAAAATCAAACGATATTAAGTGATATAGAACCCATCTATAAAGAAACAAAACGCATGCGCCGTTTAGTCGAGGATCTACTGGATCTTGCTCGTATGGACGCAGGGGTAGTCTCCAATAAAAGTGAACAATATTCATTAAGTGAATTATGCAGCGAGGTAGTTGAACTATATGACCCCTTATTTCAACAAAAATCTGTACATTTTTCACATGATATTTCAGCTAATGTAAAACTAATGGGTGATTCTGGCAGGATGAGACAATTACTATTTATCTTGCTTGACAATGCATATAAATACACGGAGCATGGGGAAGTAAAGCTGCAAGCGTTAGCAAATAGTCATTCTATCGATCTTATCGTATCGGATACAGGAATTGGGATTGCTCAAGATTGGTTACCGCGAGTCACAGAACGCTTTGTTCGTGGTGAATATTCGAGAACTCGAGAATCTATTAACTCAACTACTAACGAACATGCATCAACAACAGTTTCATCAGGATTAGGTCTGGCTATTGCCAAGCGAATTGTAATGTCCATGCAAGGAAAATGGCATTTACAAAGCGAAGTTGGAATAGGAACCACTGTGACCATTCGATTACCAAATAGTCTTCTGTGA
- a CDS encoding ribose-phosphate diphosphokinase, with protein sequence MLEGNSANTLRLYAGSSYKEMALQVAQHLGIELGQVHLSKFRSGELYAQFPDSVRGVDVYLLQTFSPPINDHFMELLLMIDALKRSSAGRINVIIPYFGYGRQEKQGIPREPISAKVVADLLTKVGAHRVITVDLHAPAIQGFFDIPVDHLSALGILAHEVHKLDLSDAVVVSPDAGRAKTAEKFAAMLDLPMAIMHKGRPRHNEAVITHLIGDVKGKTPVVIEDIIDTGGTITQVVDNLVSMGANPAILCATHGIFSSPAEERLLHPAIQKLLVTDTLPLRAELRQMAIQVLPIAPLIATAIGRVHYNLALSTM encoded by the coding sequence ATGTTAGAGGGGAATTCAGCCAATACGCTTCGCTTGTACGCTGGCTCATCTTACAAAGAGATGGCACTACAAGTAGCGCAACATCTTGGCATAGAACTTGGTCAGGTGCATCTTTCAAAATTTCGCAGTGGCGAATTATATGCACAATTTCCAGATAGTGTCCGAGGCGTCGATGTATACTTACTACAAACATTTTCACCTCCGATTAATGATCATTTCATGGAGCTTTTACTAATGATTGATGCATTAAAGAGAAGCTCGGCTGGTCGAATCAATGTCATTATTCCTTATTTCGGATATGGTCGACAGGAAAAACAGGGAATTCCCCGAGAGCCTATCTCAGCTAAAGTTGTTGCCGACTTATTAACAAAGGTAGGCGCCCATCGTGTGATCACTGTGGATCTTCATGCACCCGCCATACAAGGTTTTTTTGATATCCCAGTAGATCATTTATCCGCACTTGGTATACTAGCACATGAAGTTCATAAATTAGATCTATCTGATGCAGTCGTAGTGTCGCCCGATGCTGGTAGAGCAAAAACAGCTGAAAAATTTGCGGCAATGCTTGATCTACCCATGGCTATTATGCATAAAGGTCGCCCAAGGCACAATGAAGCAGTGATTACTCACTTGATTGGCGATGTGAAGGGTAAGACGCCAGTTGTTATTGAGGATATCATAGACACTGGGGGAACCATTACTCAAGTGGTCGACAATCTCGTATCGATGGGTGCAAATCCTGCTATTCTTTGCGCTACACATGGAATTTTTTCATCTCCTGCAGAGGAGAGATTACTGCATCCTGCTATTCAAAAGCTTCTCGTAACAGATACTCTACCACTACGCGCAGAATTGCGCCAAATGGCCATTCAAGTACTTCCGATTGCCCCTTTGATCGCTACAGCCATTGGACGTGTACATTACAATTTGGCATTAAGCACTATGTAA